A region of Argonema galeatum A003/A1 DNA encodes the following proteins:
- a CDS encoding Uma2 family endonuclease — translation MTAILPVAQKTEIFYPSADGEPVAETYDHLYAIVTALEVLKQYLAGRQATVLADQFLYYSQGFPKLRVAPDVMVIFDVAPGGRDNYKIWEEGQVPVVIFEMTSKGTQDDDRSFKKNLYEQLEVQEYWLFDPKGEWIAEKLRGYRLRGDIYEPITDSRSVPLQLRLVVEEKLIGFYREDTGEKLLIPTELAQALHQKTLELQQAEERAEELESLLVRYRQQFGDLPPQ, via the coding sequence ATGACCGCGATTTTACCAGTAGCCCAAAAAACCGAGATTTTCTACCCCAGCGCGGATGGTGAACCTGTGGCAGAAACTTATGACCACCTTTATGCGATCGTAACTGCCCTGGAAGTCCTAAAACAATACCTAGCAGGCCGTCAAGCGACCGTTTTGGCAGACCAGTTTCTTTACTACTCCCAAGGTTTTCCCAAATTGCGAGTAGCCCCCGATGTAATGGTCATTTTTGATGTAGCTCCCGGAGGACGAGACAATTATAAAATTTGGGAAGAGGGTCAGGTGCCTGTGGTAATTTTTGAGATGACATCTAAAGGCACTCAAGATGACGATCGAAGCTTTAAGAAAAACCTTTACGAGCAGCTGGAGGTGCAGGAATACTGGTTATTCGATCCTAAAGGGGAGTGGATAGCGGAAAAATTGCGCGGATATCGACTCCGGGGCGATATTTATGAGCCAATTACAGATAGTCGCAGCGTTCCCTTGCAACTGCGTTTGGTAGTGGAGGAGAAACTGATTGGCTTTTATCGGGAAGATACTGGGGAAAAGCTGTTGATTCCAACTGAGCTAGCGCAGGCGCTACACCAGAAAACCCTGGAACTACAGCAGGCGGAGGAACGCGCCGAGGAACTGGAGTCTCTGTTGGTTCGGTATCGGCAACAGTTTGGGGATCTGCCTCCCCAATAA